Proteins encoded in a region of the Triticum dicoccoides isolate Atlit2015 ecotype Zavitan chromosome 3A, WEW_v2.0, whole genome shotgun sequence genome:
- the LOC119270034 gene encoding protein NRT1/ PTR FAMILY 2.13-like, translating into MAAPAAEVEMGGGEALLEEGAGGSGARRGGRRKPLGWKCMPFIIATETFEKVGSVGVAANLTVYLVNRYNIGRLAAANITNIFYGTLNFAPLLGAFISDAYLGRFRTLAYGSFFSLLGMLGLTLSASVPALKPPDCSQTAQLGGHCNSPSTLQLSVLYISLAFLTIGGGAIRPCSLPFGVDQFDMTDEKSRKGLNSYYNWYYGTTTAALVFSMTILIYIQNSISWPIGFGIPTFFMLFSIIILFMGTRRYVHVPPEGSIFTGIAQVLVASFKKRRLKLPHPDNINQQELLLFSPPIGGHRIFRLPLTSQFRCLNKGAIVRDGDINDDGSARNSWELCSIQQIEEVKCLLRIVPICISGIICFLALAQQFTYIILQTLTMDCHLGTHFEIPAGSVISISLIALTAFLPIYDRILVPIARRFTGVESGITLLQRQGIGLVISPISMVVAGLVEHKRRNSALSNGGKSPMSVLWLAPQLILMGIAEAFNAVGQIEFYNKQFPEQMLTLAGSLFFVTLAGANYLSTALANITRKVTTRDGHTSWLTDDINLGKLDYYFYFIALIGVLNLFYFLICSHYYQYKSMSLHAEESIKVHTKEEAEAEVNANTDAPKK; encoded by the exons ATGGCTGCTCCTGCTGCGGAGGTGGAGATGGGGGGAGGCGAGGCGCTGCtggaggagggcgccggcggcagtggcgcaaggcggggcggcAGGAGGAAGCCGCTGGGGTGGAAGTGCATGCCCTTCATCATAG CAACCGAGACGTTTGAGAAGGTGGGGTCAGTTGGCGTGGCAGCAAATCTCACGGTCTATCTTGTCAACCGCTACAACATTGGGCGGCTCGCGGCAGCAAACATCACCAACATTTTCTACGGTACGCTGAACTTTGCGCCGTTACTAGGCGCCTTCATCTCCGACGCCTACTTGGGAAGGTTCAGAACCCTGGCCTACGGATCCTTCTTTAGCCTCCTG GGGATGCTGGGATTGACTTTGTCTGCATCAGTTCCAGCTCTCAAACCACCAGACTGCAGTCAGACAGCCCAATTAGGTGGGCACTGCAACAGTCCATCAACACTCCAGCTGAGCGTGCTATACATATCTCTAGCGTTTCTAACCATCGGCGGTGGAGCAATCCGACCATGCAGCTTGCCCTTTGGAGTAGACCAATTCGATATGACTGATGAAAAAAGCCGAAAGGGCCTGAATAGCTATTATAACTGGTATTATGGCACAACTACTGCTGCCCTGGTGTTCTCCATGACTATTCTCATCTACATCCAGAATAGCATCAGCTGGCCAATAGGATTTGGCATTCCCACATTCTTCATGCTTTTTTCAATCATCATTTTATTCATGGGCACTAGACGTTATGTCCATGTACCACCAGAGGGAAGCATCTTCACTGGAATTGCCCAAGTTTTAGTGGCATCATTTAAAAAGAGAAGACTCAAGCTTCCGCATCCTGACAATATAAATCAACAAGAGTTGCTGCTCTTCAGTCCTCCGATAGGTGGCCACCGTATTTTCAGATTGCCACTTACTTCCCAGTTCAG GTGTCTGAACAAAGGTGCGATTGTAAGGGATGGTGATATAAATGATGACGGTTCTGCAAGAAACTCATGGGAGCTTTGCAGTATCCAGCAAATAGAAGAGGTTAAATGTTTGTTAAGAATTGTGCCTATCTGTATATCTGGCATCATATGCTTCCTCGCGTTGGCTCAACAATTCACATATATAATCTTGCAAACATTAACAATGGACTGTCACCTTGGAACACATTTTGAAATCCCTGCAGGCTCTGTTATATCCATATCCTTAATCGCCCTAACTGCATTCCTGCCGATTTATGACCGAATATTGGTACCTATAGCTAGAAGATTCACCGGAGTGGAAAGTGGAATTACACTTCTTCAGAGACAGGGTATAGGATTGGTGATTTCTCCCATTTCAATGGTGGTAGCAGGGCTTGTTGAACACAAAAGGAGAAACTCAGCATTGTCTAATGGAGGAAAATCACCTATGTCAGTCTTGTGGCTTGCCCCCCAATTGATTCTAATGGGTATTGCTGAGGCCTTCAATGCAGTTGGACAAATAGAATTCTATAATAAGCAGTTTCCAGAGCAGATGCTAACCCTAGCAGGATCCCTCTTTTTCGTTACGTTAGCTGGAGCAAACTACTTGAGTACTGCTCTGGCAAACATTACAAGGAAAGTGACTACCAGAGATGGCCACACAAGCTGGTTGACAGATGACATTAATCTTGGCAAGCTTGATTATTACTTCTATTTCATTGCCCTCATAGGAGTACTGAACCTTTTCTACTTCCTTATATGCTCACACTACTATCAATATAaatccatgtcactccatgctgaAGAGTCCATCAAAGTACACACCAAGGAAGAGGCAGAAGCAGAGGTCAACGCCAATACAGATGCGCCTAAAAAATAA